A genomic region of Elaeis guineensis isolate ETL-2024a chromosome 9, EG11, whole genome shotgun sequence contains the following coding sequences:
- the LOC105051742 gene encoding peroxidase 43 — protein sequence MATPSPSRAMLWHIALVMVVLFSLQCLSLGKLHVGFYSNSCPNAESIVSSVVKEASSSDPTIPAALLRLHFHDCIVQGCDASILIEKPDSGQPEKQARNHAGLRSLDVIDRAKAQLEGECPGVVSCADIIALAARDSVTLSQGPIYAVPTGRRDGLVSSESDAANMPDVHESVAVLRKKFAEKGLSEKDLVVLSGAHTIGTTACFFIERRLYNFSSGGGSDPTINPQFLPELQSQCPNGGDVNARLPLDRGSERIFDSQILSNIRSGFGVIESDAKLYNEASTKVIIDSYFDSMNSISGSSFESDFAKSIVKMGKIGVLTGTEGEIRRVCSAFN from the exons ATGGCCACCCCATCCCCATCTAGAGCCATGTTGTGGCACATTGCCTTGGTCATGGTTGTGCTCTTCTCTCTTCAATGTCTGTCTCTGGGGAAACTTCATGTAGGCTTTTACTCCAATTCATGCCCAAATGCTGAGTCCATTGTCAGCTCAGTTGTGAAGGAGGCTTCCTCCTCTGACCCCACTATACCTGCAGCTCTACTCAGGCTCCACTTCCATGACTGCATtgttcaa GGTTGTGATGCATCAATACTGATTGAGAAGCCAGATTCTGGACAACCAGAGAAGCAGGCACGGAACCATGCCGGGCTGCGAAGCCTCGATGTGATAGACCGAGCAAAAGCTCAGTTGGAAGGTGAATGCCCAGGCGTGGTCTCCTGTGCAGACATAATAGCCCTCGCAGCTCGCGACTCCGTTACTCTG AGTCAAGGACCAATTTATGCAGTCCCCACTGGCCGAAGAGATGGTCTGGTTTCTAGTGAAAGTGATGCAGCAAACATGCCTGATGTCCATGAATCAGTCGCGGTGCTAAGAAAAAAATTCGCAGAGAAGGGCCTTTCAGAAAAAGATCTAGTGGTGCTTAGTG GGGCGCATACAATTGGTACAACAGCATGCTTCTTCATAGAACGACGGCTCTATAATTTTTCTAGTGGCGGTGGATCAGATCCAACCATAAATCCTCAGTTCCTTCCTGAGCTCCAGTCCCAGTGTCCCAATGGAGGAGACGTCAATGCTCGATTACCCCTCGACCGAGGGAGTGAAAGAATTTTCGACAGTCAGATACTAAGCAACATCCGATCGGGGTTCGGAGTGATAGAATCTGATGCAAAGCTCTACAATGAAGCATCAACCAAGGTGATCATTGACTCTTACTTCGACTCAATGAATTCGATCTCGGGGTCATCCTTTGAATCCGACTTCGCCAAGTCGATAGTGAAGATGGGAAAGATTGGTGTGCTCACAGGGACTGAAGGAGAAATCCGGCGAGTATGTTCGGCTTTTAACTGA
- the LOC105051899 gene encoding uncharacterized protein: MEIDQAHGSTNLGAYFPNNNSVLFSLLRTKSVRSKEAEERTAWLRSQLIGTGLEFDTPFGKRLLTYADHTASGRCLQYIENYIIQEVLPAYGNTHTDDSFVGSKTTRMVHKATEYIKRCMGGGPNEALIFCGSGSSAAIKRLQEVIGIAVPSIMRERLLQSLRDEERWVVFVGPYEHHSNLLSWRQSLAEVVEIGLDERGLLNMEALKLELMSPKYANRPLLGSFSAGSNVTGILTDTRALARLLHQHGAFACFDFAASGPYVEIDMRSGDIEGYDAVFLSPHKFIGGPGTPGILLMNKDLYQLGSSPPSTCGGGTVAYVNGFDEKDTLYYDHIEEREDSGTPPIIQKVRAALAFWVKEYIGHDFIDLQERLYAETALRRFLPNKNIVVLGNKHVKRLPIFSFLVYTPMNSSSNEAYGPRTSNGVMREAYRWSEVENNKGKPLHGRFVAKLLNDLFGIQARGGCACAGPYGHYLLEVDEKLSLHIRSAILKGYSGLKPGWTRISFPYYMSKEEFAFILASLEFIAMYGHRFLPLYQFDWVTGDWTFRKRVFKYHLMKEELALASLDFLVENGIGAKEEKAGNLEAGGNESSKTTSVAQRFESYLESARSIALSLPENPHPSSVPEDIDPSLILFRI, from the exons ATGGAGATTGATCAAGCtcatggctcgaccaacctcggTGCTTACTTCCCTAACAACAATTCTGTGCTATTTAGTTTACTAAGGACGAAGTCGGTTCGAagtaaagaagcagaagagaggACCGCATGGCTGCGATCTCAGCTGATCGGAACCGGCCTGGAGTTCGACACCCCATTTGGAAAGCGCCTTCTCACATATGCCGATCACACAGCATCAGGGAGGTGTTTGCAGTACATTGAGAACTATATCATCCAAGAAGTCCTCCCTGCCTATG GGAACACCCACACAGATGATAGCTTTGTGGGAAGCAAGACCACAAGGATGGTTCACAAAGCCACAGAGTACATTAAGCGATGCATGGGAGGAGGACCCAACGAGGCACTCATATTTTGTGGCTCAGGCTCCTCTGCGGCCATCAAGCGCCTCCAAGAGGTGATCGGCATTGCGGTGCCTTCGATCATGCGAGAGAGATTACTGCAGAGCCTGAGGGATGAGGAAAGATGGGTAGTCTTTGTAGGGCCATACGAGCATCACTCCAACCTCCTCTCATGGCGTCAAAGCCTTGCAGAGGTGGTGGAGATAGGCTTGGATGAGAGGGGCCTTCTCAACATGGAGGCCTTGAAGCTCGAGCTCATGTCCCCAAAGTATGCAAACCGTCCTCTGCTGGGCTCCTTCTCGGCCGGCAGCAATGTCACCGGAATCCTCACTGATACCCGGGCTTTGGCTCGCCTTCTTCACCAACATGGAGCCTTTGCATGCTTCGACTTTGCTGCAAG TGGCCCATACGTGGAAATTGACATGCGATCTGGAGATATAGAAGGATATGATGCAGTTTTCCTCAGTCCACACAAGTTTATTGGGGGCCCTGGAACTCCTGGCATCCTTCTGATGAACAAAGACCTGTATCAGCTGGGGTCTTCTCCACCTTCAACTTGTGGAGGTGGTACTGTTGCTTATGTCAATGGCTTCGATGAGAAG GATACGCTATACTATGATCATATTGAAGAGAGGGAAGACAGTGGAACTCCACCCATCATCCAAAAGGTCAGAGCTGCATTGGCCTTCTGGGTGAAAGAGTACATAGGCCATGACTTCATTGATCTCCAAGAGAGACTTTATGCTGAGACAGCACTGAGAAGGTTCCTACCCAACAAAAATATTGTAGTACTAGGCAACAAGCATGTCAAGCGACTCCCGATCTTCTCCTTCCTTGTGTACACTCCCATGAATTCCTCAAGTAATGAAGCATATGGTCCTAGAACTAGTAATGGAGTAATGAGAGAAGCTTATAGGTGGTCAGAGGTAGAGAACAACAAAGGCAAGCCCCTCCATGGGCGCTTCGTCGCGAAGCTACTTAATGACCTCTTTGGCATCCAGGCTCGCGGCGGGTGTGCTTGTGCCGGTCCCTATGGTCACTATCTCCTTGAAGTAGATGAGAAACTTTCTCTTCACATTCGATCAGCTATCCTGAAG GGGTACAGTGGATTGAAACCTGGATGGACTAGAATTAGCTTCCCATACTACATGTCCAAAGAAGAGTTTGCATTCATCCTTGCTTCACTTGAGTTCATCGCAATGTACGGTCATCGATTCCTCCCTCTGTATCAATTTGATTGGGTGACAGGGGATTGGACTTTTCGGAAGCGTGTGTTCAAGTATCATCTGATGAAGGAAGAACTAGCCCTTGCATCGCTTGACTTCTTGGTGGAGAATGGTATTGGTGCAAAGGAAGAGAAGGCAGGGAATCTGGAGGCAGGAGGTAATGAGAGCTCCAAGACAACAAGTGTTGCTCAAAGATTTGAGAGTTATTTGGAGAGTGCAAGAAGCATTGCCCTTTCCCTTCCAGAGAACCCTCATCCAAGCAGTGTTCCAGAAGACATAGATCCAAGCCTAATCCTTTTCAGAATCTAA